One genomic window of Cannabis sativa cultivar Pink pepper isolate KNU-18-1 chromosome 2, ASM2916894v1, whole genome shotgun sequence includes the following:
- the LOC133034232 gene encoding uncharacterized protein LOC133034232, whose amino-acid sequence MTSNISESLNAANLAARELPITTLLECLRALVQQWTHTNRTKAHNTFTKLSPTGEDILLKNYTYSLNLEVKATTDYLFEVTRMKESWEVDLEKRTCTCNRFQIDEMPCGHAVAVMREMNMDPYTYCSDYYTKKNWLATYSGTVYPIGHQSEWEVPEEVKNIIVLPPHERVKSGRPKTLRRKAGWEKDQHNKCSKCGELGHNKRTCRRRRRRE is encoded by the exons ATGACCTCAAACATATCAGAATCACTGAACGCTGCAAATTTGGCAGCAAGGGAGCTACCAATTACAACGCTGCTAGAATGCTTGAGAGCATTGGTGCAACAATGGACGCATACTAATAGGACAAAAGCACACAACACCTTCACTAAGCTATCACCAACTGGAGAAGACATACTGTTGAAAAATTACACATACTCATTGAATCTGgag gTTAAAGCAACAACAGATTACTTGTTTGAGGTAACAAGAATGAAAGAATCGTGGGAAGTAGACCTAGAAAAAAGAACATGCACGTGCAACAGGTTCCAAATAGATGAAATGCCATGCGGGCACGCAGTGGCCGTGATGAGGGAGATGAACATGGACCCGTACACCTACTGTTCAGAttactacacaaaaaaaaattggctgGCAACTTATTCAGGGACAGTTTACCCAATAGGACACCAAAGTGAATGGGAGGTACCGGAAGAAGTGAAAAATATTATAGTCTTGCCTCCACATGAAAGAGTAAAATCAGGAAGACCAAAAACATTAAGAAGGAAGGCTGGATGGGAAAAGGATCAACACAACAAGTGCAGCAAATGTGGTGAACTGGggcataacaaaagaacatgcCGCAGAAGACGTAGAAGGGAGtaa
- the LOC133034233 gene encoding nonsense-mediated mRNA decay protein 2-like, producing MDVMNTLIFDRSLKELKLRNLTPTFVERLSLSLTDFFSGETTPEAVKFKIKGGSKPAGQPGLMGSSSSTAHENVSRVEFEEFKKCLSVVVSQQGILMKSVAEMNKKLDILIESSQGGLTHNGSQSEDALRTSENEDDEDSTSEEDGDDKFDDDKGDDHHDDETDDDDDDDLGGDGVGAGQDEAHTGDVRNDDNVFFFL from the exons ATGGATGTCATGAACACCCTCATTTTCGATCGGTCTTTGAAAGAG TTAAAATTAAGAAACCTCACTCCAACTTTCGTTGAGAGATTGAGTTTGAGCCTCACTGATTTTTTCTCTGGTGAGACTACTCCCGAGGCtgtgaaattcaaaattaaaggtGGTTCCAAGCCTGCTGGTCAACCTGGCTTGATGGGTTCTTCTTCATCAACTGCTCATGAGAATGTCTCCCGAGTTGAGTTTGAGGAATTTAAAAAGTGTTTATCTGTTGTTGTCAGCCAGCAAGGGATTCTTATGAAATCTGTTGCTGAGATGAACAAGAAGCTGGACATTCTTATTgag tcATCCCAAGGTGGTCTCACTCACAATGGATCTCAGTCTGAAGATGCTCTTCGTACTTCAGAAAATGAGGATGATGAAGATTCCACTTCGGAGGAAGACGGGGATGATAAATTCGACGATGACAAAGGAGATGATCATCATGACGATGaaactgatgatgatgatgatgatgatctggGTGGAGATGGTGTTGGTGCTGGTCAGGATGAGGCTCACACGGGCGATGTTCGTAACGATgacaatgttttttttttcttatag
- the LOC133033949 gene encoding uncharacterized protein LOC133033949 gives MAVTRSSPSPAKVTKPTKQSQKTRPKSKMGKKNLKENPPSPTSPSVKRKTIAGPSKNTRGKRPRTVVENSDSDFELDSEFLKSPVSVKGKGKSPVKVLPSSGVSEEIPVNRIVEVCHVMHSVLCFFVVFLLLLFS, from the exons ATGGCCGTTACTCGTTCATCACCATCTCCGGCCAAAGTTACAAAACCCACAAAACAATCGCAGAAAACCAGACCCAAATCAAAAATGggtaaaaaaaatctgaaagaGAACCCTCCTAGCCCCACTTCCCCTTCTGTTAAAAGAAAAACCATTGCTGGACCTTCGAAGAACACTCGAGGAAAAAGACCTCGAACTGTTGTTGAAAATTCAGACTCAGATTTTGAGTTGGATTCTGAATTTCTTAAGTCGCCTGTTTCTGTTAag ggcaAGGGTAAATCCCCTGTGAAGGTGTTGCCATCATCAGGTGTTTCTGAAGAAATTCCTGTTAATAGGATTGTTGAGGTTTGTCATGTTATGCATTCTGTTctatgtttttttgttgtttttttgttgttgttattttcgtAG
- the LOC133034231 gene encoding protein FAR1-RELATED SEQUENCE 3-like, with protein MKETDFTTYPLCVNQQNNNTTPAATPNSISTTTPNEYNVAMIENNTTTLENNITTTESYTTGQQTEEGEKSETIEDEEDKFDIIDYANLVAEEMVEQLENTSKKLDPEIDINNAKLITDKQHPEVEKGQAYKDKETLKNVLSYYAIKNNFQYKVWKSYSQEYSLKCVYESCNWSLRASRNGPTNTFIIRRFSNMHTCPINIRHEDQRQATSKLIGECIKPKFLNIKTKATAKDIKGELKYRYGIKMNYMKAWRSKEHAVNDLRGNASDSYSLIPSFLHMVEKTNPGSFVDLKTAEDNSLLFVFMALDASIKGWGACRPIVVVDGTFLKAAYGGTLLCACTQDAAGHIFPLAFCVADSENDQSWKWFFKKFKEAYGVREHQCLISDRNESLIKAAREIYPEIAHSYCGYHILSNLKTSFKQHAAKYNLPFFGAVKAYTEKQFEFHMAELDGLDKRIRPYLKKIGYEKWSRIHSQN; from the exons ATGAAGGAAACAGATTTCACGACATATCCACTATGTGTCAACCAGCAAAACAACAACACAACACCTGCTGCAACACCAAATTCGATATCCACAACAACACCGAATGAATATAATGTGGCAATGAtcgaaaacaacacaacaacgcttgaaaacaacataacaacAACAGAATCATACACAACGGGACAGCAAACGGAAGAAGGGGAAAAGTCAGAAACAATAGAAGATGAGGAGGACAAATTCGACATAATTGACTATGCAAATCTGGTTGCTGAAGAAATGGTAGAACAACttgaaaacaccagtaaaaaacTGGATCCAGAAATCGACATCAACAATGCAAAGTTAATAACAGACAAGCAACACCCCGAAGTGGAAAAAGGACAggcatacaaagacaaagaaactcTAAAAAATGTCCTCAGCTACTACGCAATCAAAAACAACTTTCAGTACAAAGTGTGGAAGTCCTACTCTCAAGAATACAGTCTGAAATGTGTTTACGAAAGCTGCAATTGGTCACTAAGAGCATCGAGAAATGGGCCAACAAACACATTCATAATCAGGAG GTTCTCAAATATGCACACATGCCCCATAAATATAAGGCATGAAGACCAAAGGCAAGCAACATCGAAACTGATAGGGGAATGCATAAAACCGAAGTTCTTGAACATAAAGACCAAGGCAACAGCGAAGGACATAAAAGGGGAGTTGAAATACAGATATGGCATCAAAATGAACTATATGAAAGCTTGGAGAAGTAAGGAACATGCAGTAAACGACTTGAGAGGTAATGCTAGTGACTCGTACAGCCTAATACCGAGTTTCTTACACATGGTGGAAAAAACAAACCCTGGATCATTTGTGGATCTGAAAACGGCAGAAGACAACAGCTTGCTCTTTGTTTTCATGGCATTGGATGCATCCATAAAAGGGTGGGGAGCATGCAGACCGATAGTTGTTGTGGACGGAACGTTCCTCAAAGCAGCTTATGGGGGAACTTTGTTGTGCGCATGCACACAAGATGCAGCAGGTCATATTTTTCCACTAGCGTTTTGTGTTGCAGATTCTGAGAATGACCAATCTTGGAAATGgttcttcaaaaaatttaaagaagcgTATGGTGTACGGGAACACCAATGCCTAATTTCAGACAGAAATGAAAGCCTCATCAAAGCAGCGAGAGAAATCTATCCAGAAATTGCACACAGTTACTGCGGTTACCACATTTTGAGCAACCTTAAAACAAGCTTCAAACAACATGCTGCCAAATACAATCTGCCATTCTTTGGAGCAGTGAAAGCCTACACAGAAAAGCAATTCGAGTTCCACATGGCTGAATTGGATGGATTGGACAAACGCATAAGACCTTACCTCAAAAAAATCGGGTATGAAAAGTGGTCAAGAATTCATAGCCAAAACTAG